A section of the Sebastes fasciatus isolate fSebFas1 chromosome 21, fSebFas1.pri, whole genome shotgun sequence genome encodes:
- the cnn3a gene encoding calponin-3a → MTHFNKGPSYGLSAEVRSKIAQKYDPQKEEELRSWIEEVTGMTIGENFQKGLKDGVILCELINKIQLGSVKKTNLSQLNWHKLENLGNFIKAILAYGLKPNDIFEANDLFENGNMTQVQTTLLALASMAKTKGMDSKFDIGVKYADKQARHFDDEKIKAGQCVIGLQMGTNKCASQAGMTAYGTRRHLYDPKTQTDKPFDQTTISLQMGTNKGASQAGMSAPGTRRDIYDQKVAQQPLDNSTISLQMGTNKVASQRGMSVYGLGRQVYDPKYCAPPTEPVVHANGSQGTGTNGSEISDSDYQEAEFQEDEFHGGYHDDYNSHYNDQGIDY, encoded by the exons ATTGCTCAGAAATATGACCCACAAAAGGAGGAGGAGCTCCGGTCCTGGATTGAAGAGGTGACGGGAATGACTATCGGAGAGAACTTCCAGAAAGGCCTGAAAGATGGAGTCATCCTCTGCGA ACTGATTAATAAGATTCAACTTGGTTCAGTAAAGAAGACCAACCTCTCACAGCTGAACTGGCACAAG CTGGAGAACCTTGGGAATTTCATCAAAGCTATCCTGGCCTATGGCCTAAAGCCCAATGACATCTTTGAGGCCAATGACCTGTTTGAAAACGGGAACATGACTCAAGTCCAGACCACACTGCTCGCACTGGCCAGCATG GCAAAGACCAAAGGTATGGACTCAAAGTTTGACATCGGGGTGAAATATGCAGACAAACAGGCTCGACATTTTGACGACGAGAAGATCAAGGCCGGTCAGTGCGTCATTGGACTGCAG ATGGGGACAAACAAGTGTGCGAGTCAGGCTGGAATGACTGCTTATGGAACCAGAAGACATCTGTATGATCCAAAGACCCAGACCGACAAACCCTTCGACCAGACCACCATCAGCCTGCAGATGGGAACCAACAAAGGAGCCAGCCAG GCGGGCATGTCGGCCCCCGGTACCCGCAGAGACATCTACGACCAGAAGGTGGCACAGCAGCCGCTGGACAACTCCACCATCTCCCTCCAGATGGGCACCAACAAGGTGGCGTCCCAGAGGGGCATGAGCGTGTACGGCCTGGGTCGACAGGTCTACGACCCCAAGTACTGCGCCCCCCCGACGGAGCCGGTCGTCCACGCCAACGGCAGCCAGGGCACCGGCACCAACGGCTCCGAGATCAGCGACAGTGACTATCAGGAGGCCGAGTTCCAGGAGGACGAGTTCCACGGGGGTTACCATGACGACTACAACTCCCATTACAACGACCAGGGCATTGACTATTAG